A region of the Hydrogenimonas thermophila genome:
AGCACTCCAAAGCCACTTCTTTTATGTGGACCTGCAAATTCAACAATTCCATCAGCCGGTGCACGTACAGGAGTTTTAAGAGGTGCCCTAAGATCAATGCCTTGGTGAAACTCTTTTTTCTTTAATATAGGATGAATTCTATTTCCATATTTACCAGTAATACCATTATATGGTACAGGTGAACCATTTGGAATGAGTTGCAACATTAAACTTTTAAGTGCGGCATCAGGGTGTATTGCTTCAACACGAGTGATTAGGTTGACCTCTTTTGCAGGTTTTATACCTAAAAGCTCTTCTATGCTTTGGATTTTTTCATTAACAGAAGATAGTTCTTGAGATTTAGCTTGGATTTTTTCATAAAGTTCTCTATTTTTGCTTTGAAGAGAATCTTTTTTATTTTCCAATAAAAGAGTCTCTTTTTGCAATATATCAACTTTTTTAGATAAGTAGTAAATGGCAGTACCGGAAAAAATAAGCAATAAAGTTACAAATATAATAGAATACAGAAGTAATTTTTTTATAATTTTACTAATAGTAAAGTGTTTAGAACCGTATATATCGGTAACTGTAATTAAGATTTTATTTCTCATATATTCTTTCTAAAAAGCAGTTATAAATAAAAAAACTATATTTCTTATTGTAGCATATAGTATTTATGGTTTTTAGTAATCATTTTAAATCTTGTTAAATTATTCAGGAAAAAAATTAAAATATTTTAATTAAGACAAAATTTATCCTAATTAAGTACAATAACGTCAAGCACATTGATTGTGCACGTTCATATTGAATATGTCAATAAAACAAAAACAATAAAAAGGAAATCCTATGGCAACAACTAAGCTTAAAGGTAATGAAGTAAAATTGGCTGGTAATGAAGTTAATGTTGGAGATAAAGCTCCAGAAGTAACTGTAGTAAATTCTGACGGTCTTGCAGATAAAAAAGTTGGTGGAGCACAAGATAAAGTACAACTTCTTGTAGTAGTTCCTTCACTTGATACACCAGTTTGTGCAGCAGAAACTCGTAAGTTCAATGAAAAAGCTGCTCAAATTG
Encoded here:
- a CDS encoding M23 family metallopeptidase yields the protein MRNKILITVTDIYGSKHFTISKIIKKLLLYSIIFVTLLLIFSGTAIYYLSKKVDILQKETLLLENKKDSLQSKNRELYEKIQAKSQELSSVNEKIQSIEELLGIKPAKEVNLITRVEAIHPDAALKSLMLQLIPNGSPVPYNGITGKYGNRIHPILKKKEFHQGIDLRAPLKTPVRAPADGIVEFAGPHKRSGFGVLLILDHAYGFKTLYGHLYKCKVKTGDFVKKGDIIAYTGNSGLSNGPHLHYEIRYLQISLNPLKFIKWDLKNFDTIFRKEKAVKWDSLVNQIRRHHLQTAQPSSLTAQK